The following proteins come from a genomic window of Cyanobacteriota bacterium:
- a CDS encoding LD-carboxypeptidase: MSSSNVMEQASTQTHQYGLPRRLQAGDRLCVIATSGTVVNRVAIERGIAVWQQRGYRVEVPATLDRRWGYFAGTDQQRLEQLYAALQDPDCRAILCAR; this comes from the coding sequence TTGTCATCAAGTAATGTTATGGAGCAAGCCTCGACACAAACTCATCAATATGGCCTGCCTCGGCGATTGCAAGCAGGCGATCGTCTATGCGTGATTGCAACCAGTGGCACAGTGGTTAATCGAGTTGCTATAGAGCGCGGCATAGCCGTTTGGCAACAGCGCGGCTATCGAGTTGAGGTGCCAGCTACTCTTGACCGCCGATGGGGGTATTTCGCTGGCACAGACCAGCAACGCCTAGAGCAACTCTATGCAGCCTTGCAAGACCCTGATTGTCGAGCCATTCTTTGCGCAAGG